Proteins from one Microtus pennsylvanicus isolate mMicPen1 chromosome 7, mMicPen1.hap1, whole genome shotgun sequence genomic window:
- the LOC142854138 gene encoding H-2 class I histocompatibility antigen, D-37 alpha chain-like isoform X1, translating to MSSSSWLKLLASAIVLVQTQASSHSLRYFSTIMSRPGLGEPRFIAVGYVDDTQFVRYDSDAETPRMEPRAPWVEQEGPEYWDRETRKARNTGKNFKLNLQTLRGYYNQSDDEPHTLQWMYGCDMGPDGRLLRGYCQEAYDGRDYISLNEDLRSWTATDAASQISKLKSEMVNEADHQRSYLQGPCIDWLQRYLQLGNATLLRSDPPKAHVTCHPGPKGDVTLRCWAMGFYPADITLTWQREEEEQTQDMELVETRPSGDGTFQKWASLVVPSGEEHKYTCHVYHEGLPEPLTLRWEPPHSMVPIMAVIAGLVLLGAVIIGAVVAVRRRNPAGKGGDYAPAPGRDSSQSSDVSLPDCKA from the exons ATGTCTTCTTCTTCCTGGCTCAAGCTGTTGGCGAGTGCCATAGTCCTGGTCCAGACACAGGCTA GCTCACATTCGCTGCGGTATTTCTCCACTATCATGTCCCGGCCCGGCCTCGGGGAGCCCCGGTTCATCGCCGTCGGCTACGTGGACGACACGCAGTTCGTGCGCTACGACAGCGACGCGGAGACTCCGAGGATGGAGCCGCGGGCACCGTGGGTGGAGCAGGAGGGGCCGGAGTATTGGGATAGGGAGACACGGAAAGCCAGGAACACAGGGAAGAACTTCAAATTGAATCTCCAGACCCTGCGTGGCTACTACAATCAAAGTGACGACG AACCTCACACTCTGCAGTGGATGTATGGCTGTGACATGGGTCCAGATGGACGCCTGCTCCGCGGGTACTGTCAGGAGGCCTACGATGGCCGGGATTATATCTCCCTCAACGAAGACCTGCGCTCCTGGACCGCAACTGACGCGGCCTCCCAGATTTCTAAGCTCAAGTCAGAGATGGTGAACGAGGCCGACCACCAGAGATCATACCTGCAGGGCCCCTGCATAGACTGGCTCCAGAGATACCTGCAGCTGGGGAACGCGACCCTGCTGCGCTCAG ACCCCCCAAAGGCACATGTGACCTGTCACCCTGGACCTAAAGGTGATGTCACCCTGAGGTGCTGGGCAATGGGCTTCTACCCTGCTGACATCACCCTGAcctggcagagggaggaggaggaacagactcAGGATATGGAGCTGGTGGAGACCAGACCTTCTGGAgatggaaccttccagaagtgGGCATCTCTGGTGGTGCCATCTGGGGAggagcacaaatacacatgccatGTGTACCATGAGGGGCTGCCTGAGCCCCTCACCCTGAGATGGG AGCCTCCTCATTCCATGGTCCCCATCATGGCAGTCATTGCTGGTCTGGTTCTCCTTGGAGCTGTGATCATTGGAGCTGTGGTGGCTGtt
- the LOC142854138 gene encoding H-2 class I histocompatibility antigen, D-37 alpha chain-like isoform X5, whose translation MSSSSWLKLLASAIVLVQTQASSHSLRYFSTIMSRPGLGEPRFIAVGYVDDTQFVRYDSDAETPRMEPRAPWVEQEGPEYWDRETRKARNTGKNFKLNLQTLRGYYNQSDDEPHTLQWMYGCDMGPDGRLLRGYCQEAYDGRDYISLNEDLRSWTATDAASQISKLKSEMVNEADHQRSYLQGPCIDWLQRYLQLGNATLLRSDPPKAHVTCHPGPKGDVTLRCWAMGFYPADITLTWQREEEEQTQDMELVETRPSGDGTFQKWASLVVPSGEEHKYTCHVYHEGLPEPLTLRWEPPHSMVPIMAVIAGLVLLGAVIIGAVVAVVRKRR comes from the exons ATGTCTTCTTCTTCCTGGCTCAAGCTGTTGGCGAGTGCCATAGTCCTGGTCCAGACACAGGCTA GCTCACATTCGCTGCGGTATTTCTCCACTATCATGTCCCGGCCCGGCCTCGGGGAGCCCCGGTTCATCGCCGTCGGCTACGTGGACGACACGCAGTTCGTGCGCTACGACAGCGACGCGGAGACTCCGAGGATGGAGCCGCGGGCACCGTGGGTGGAGCAGGAGGGGCCGGAGTATTGGGATAGGGAGACACGGAAAGCCAGGAACACAGGGAAGAACTTCAAATTGAATCTCCAGACCCTGCGTGGCTACTACAATCAAAGTGACGACG AACCTCACACTCTGCAGTGGATGTATGGCTGTGACATGGGTCCAGATGGACGCCTGCTCCGCGGGTACTGTCAGGAGGCCTACGATGGCCGGGATTATATCTCCCTCAACGAAGACCTGCGCTCCTGGACCGCAACTGACGCGGCCTCCCAGATTTCTAAGCTCAAGTCAGAGATGGTGAACGAGGCCGACCACCAGAGATCATACCTGCAGGGCCCCTGCATAGACTGGCTCCAGAGATACCTGCAGCTGGGGAACGCGACCCTGCTGCGCTCAG ACCCCCCAAAGGCACATGTGACCTGTCACCCTGGACCTAAAGGTGATGTCACCCTGAGGTGCTGGGCAATGGGCTTCTACCCTGCTGACATCACCCTGAcctggcagagggaggaggaggaacagactcAGGATATGGAGCTGGTGGAGACCAGACCTTCTGGAgatggaaccttccagaagtgGGCATCTCTGGTGGTGCCATCTGGGGAggagcacaaatacacatgccatGTGTACCATGAGGGGCTGCCTGAGCCCCTCACCCTGAGATGGG AGCCTCCTCATTCCATGGTCCCCATCATGGCAGTCATTGCTGGTCTGGTTCTCCTTGGAGCTGTGATCATTGGAGCTGTGGTGGCTGttgtgaggaagaggaggtga